A stretch of Falco rusticolus isolate bFalRus1 chromosome 2, bFalRus1.pri, whole genome shotgun sequence DNA encodes these proteins:
- the ZIC5 gene encoding LOW QUALITY PROTEIN: zinc finger protein ZIC 5 (The sequence of the model RefSeq protein was modified relative to this genomic sequence to represent the inferred CDS: inserted 7 bases in 5 codons; deleted 4 bases in 2 codons; substituted 1 base at 1 genomic stop codon) codes for MFLKAGRGKKITTASVDGLGCVVMEPPLSKRNPTLRLADLAAAQXHPHQNMTGFPGWGTTTSPHHGAHLHPGDAGGDPGGALTPLGPEHMAQPAALKLTPRRSPPPPPPSPRPPPPPPPPPPPPPPPPPSPPTPPAAALPGYPSGGAAGRDFLLRRELPAAAAVHGALGEQHPPAGSPHLPHPPPHGVFISSAGNYGTADGAHAAFPPPPPGEQGAPAGRHPPLNGQMRLGLAAGAGELYGRAEAHYGAAAASSSALQGYGSVNLNLAAAAAGHGHPHHPHPHHHHHHHHHHAHVGAAAAAAAGAFLRYMRQPIXQELICKWIDRXAASSPPPPPPGGRKPCSKNFSTMQELVIHVTVEHVGGPEQSSHVXLLGECPREGKPFKAKYKLINHIRVHTGRNPXPLPLPGCGKVFARSENLKIHXRTHTGEKPFKCEFDGCERKFANSSDRKKHSHVHTSDKPYYCKIRGCDKSYTHPSSLRKHMKIHCKSPPPSPPLGSQGYAAAGPPDGPLPPEADLAAEPPRGRAAALSPPVTNLSEWYVCQAGGAPPAPHPLQPRHLPGLRGGRAPQDVEGQNGSLETCRVELCRAVLSRAEPSRAVLPAAQAPPRSPRLQRQTPGTGGWPGSAVRFDSRYLFRV; via the exons ATGTTTTTGAAGGCGggtagagggaaaaaaataacaacagcgAGCGTAGATGGGCTTGGCTGTGTCGTTATGGAGCCCCCTTTGAGCAAGAGGAACCCGACACTGAGATTAGCGGATTTGGCAGCGGCTC CCCATCCTCACCAGAACATGACAGGCTTCCCGGGCTGGGGAACCACCACGTCC CCCCACCACGGGGCCCACCTCCACCCCGGGGACGCGGGCGGCGACCCCGGCGGCGCCCTCACGCCGCTCGGACCCGAGCACATGGCGCAGCCCGCCGCCCTCAAGCTCACGCCGAGGCGCtcaccgccgccgccgccgccttcgccgcgcccgccgccaccaccgccgccgccgccgccaccgccgccgccgccaccaccGTCGCCGCCTacg ccgcccgccgccgccctcccgGGCTACCCGtcggggggggcggcgggccgggaCTTCCTCCTGCGGCGGGagctgcccgccgccgccgccgtaCACGGGGCGCTGGGCGAGCAGCACCCGCCCGCCGGCTCCCCCCACCTCCCGCACCCGCCGCCCCACGGCGTCTTCATCTCGTCCGCCGGCAACTACGGCACGGCCGACGGGGCGCACGCCGCcttcccgccgccgccgcccggcgaGCAGGGCGCGCCCGCCGGCCGCCACCCGCCGCTCAACGGGCAGATGCGCCTGGGGCTGGCGGCCGGCGCCGGGGAGCTCTACGGGCGCGCCGAGGCGCACTacggggccgccgccgcctcctcctcgGCGCTGCAAGGCTACGGCTCCGTCAACCTCAacctggcggcggcggcggccggccaCGGGCACCCGCACCACCCCCAtccacaccaccaccatcaccaccatcaccaccatgCCCACGtcggggcggcggcggcggcggcggccggggcctTCCTGCGGTACATGCGGCAGCCCA AGCAAGAGCTGATCTGCAAGTGGATCGACCGGTGAGCCGCCTCCTCGCCTCCGCCTCCGCCACCGGGCGGTAGGAAGCCTTGCTCCAAAAACTTCAGCACGATGCAGGAGCTGGTGATCCATGTCACCGTGGAGCACGTCGGCGGGCCCGAGCAGAGCAGCCACGT GCTACTGGGAGAGTGTCCCCGGGAAGGCAAGCCCTTCAAAGCGAAATACAAACTCATCAACCACATCCGAGTGCACACgggaagaaaccc tcccctgcccctccccggCTGCGGGAAGGTCTTCGCCCGCTCCGAAAACCTCAAGATCC AACGGACTCATACAG GGGAGAAGCCCTTCAAGTGCGAGTTCGACGGTTGCGAGAGGAAGTTCGCCAACAGCAGCGACCGCAAGAAGCACTCCCACGTCCACACCTCCGACAAGCCCTACTACTGCAAGATCCGCGGCTGCGACAAGTCCTacacccaccccagctccctgcgGAAGCACATGAAGATCCACTGCAAGtccccgccgccctccccgccgctGGGCTCCCAGGGCTACGCGGCGGCCGGCCCCCCCGACGGCCCGCTGCCCCCCGAGGCCGACCTGGCCGCCGAgccgccccgcggccgcgccgccgccctcTCCCCGCCGGTCACCAACCTCAGCGAGTGGTACGTCTGCCAGGCCGGGggggccccccccgccccgcaccccCTCCAGCCGCGACACCTCCCCGGCCTCCGAGGGGGACGAGCCCCACAGGACGTCGAGGGGCAGAACGGCTCCCTAGAGACGTGCCGTGTCGagctgtgccgtgccgtgctgagccgagccgagccgagccgagccgtgcTGCCGGCGGCCCAGGCCCCGCCGCGCTCGCCCAGGCTGCAGCGGCAGACACCTGGCACGGGGGGCTGGCCTGGAAGTGCCGTCAGGTTTGACTCGCGCTATTTATTCCGTGTATGA